In Myxococcus xanthus, the genomic window GGCCACGCTGGCCAGGATGATGGGGGAGAAGACGCGCAGCTCGAACTCGCGAAGGATGATTTCCATCGCGAACACGGCGCCGGCGATGGGGGCGTTGAAGGACGCGGAGATGCCCGCGCCCGCGCCGCACGCCAGGAGGATGGACAGCTCCTTGCGGCTGAAGCCCAGCACCCGGCCCACGGTGGAAGCGAACGCCGCGCCGCCGTAGACGATGGGCCCCTCGCGGCCCGCCGAGCCGCCGCTGCCAATGGTGATGGCGGACGCCACGAGCTTCAGCAGGCCCCGGTCCGCCGGCAGGGCGTTGGCGCCACTCTTCACCGCCCGCACCACCTCGGGGACGCCGTGGCCATGCGTCTCGGGCTTGTCCCGCAGCAGCCGGCCCACCACCACGCCGCCCAGCGTGGGCGCCAGCAGCATCAGCCACCAGGGCAGGTGGGGCAGTGCCTCGGGCAGGTTGTGGCTGTGTCCGAACACGCTGTTGAGCGCGGACAGCGCCACCAGCGGGTAGTAGAGCGACAGTCCGCCCAGCGCCAGCAGGGCCAGCAGGCGCAGCCGGCGCTTCACCTCGTCACGGGGCCCGCCAGGTTCGATGATGCGCGCCAGCAGCAGCGCGCCGGATGCCAGGGGCACGCCGATGAAGGCGTACTCCGGATGCCAGCGGGCCGCGGCGAACGCCTCCATGAGCGACTGGAACTGGTCCTGGCGAAGCGTGTGCTTCAGCGACGCCGCCCCGAAGGTGAGCCCGCTCACCAACCCGATGAGGTTGGAGAAGATGCCGGCCGCCAGCCCGCTGTACAGGCCGACCACCGCGCCCGCTACCGGTAGGACAGAGGGGCCGGGAAGCCGCAGGCGGTTGGACGCTCTCAGCGCGGCGTGGACGAAGCGGCCCATCGCCGCGCGCAGTTGAGCCCAGATGGCGCGCTGGGCCGTCGCGCTTGATGCGGGTACATCCCCTGCACTCATTGCAGGTCCCACTAACAGTGGGTCAGGCGCCACTCAAGGTTCGTGACGCGGACGTGTGCAGGGCGGCCAGCCGTCGGGTCGCGCCCATGACAGGCGCGTCACGATTTCGCTTCAGCTTCGAACGGCTATCGCCGCTTGAGCATGGCGGAGGGTGGCGGCGCGGAGGTGGGCAGGTGGTCCGCGGCGGTCGTCAGGGCCTCTCGCACCTTGTCGCCCGCGGCCTTCGCCGCATCACTGGCGGCCCGGGCCGCATCCCCCGCGGCCTTCGTGGCCACGAACTGGGCCCGCGCGCCCGAAGCACCCCAGAAGCGGGTAGGGGCCGCCAGCGCCGCGCGCTCTTCGTCGGTGTACTTCTGGAACGCGAACTTCGTGGCCTCGGAGGGAAGCCGCAGCCCCTCCACCACCTTGAACCAGGAGAGCACCTTCAGCGAGTAGTAGCTGAGGTCCACCTCCCACCAGAACCAGCCCTGGTTGGCGGTGTTCTGATGGAAGTGGTGGTTGTTGTGCCACCCCTCGCCCAGGGTGAGGAGCGCCAGCAGCCAGTTGTTCCGGCTGGTGTCCGTCGTCTTGTAGCGGCGCTTGCCGAAGATGTGGCTGAGCGAGTTGATGGTGAAGGTGCCGTGCCACAGCAGGGTGGTGCTGACGAAGAAGCCCCACACCAGCATGGAGAAGCCTCCGATGAAGTAGAGCGCCACGGCCAGCAGGACGGACGGCACCAGGTGGAAGCGGTTGAGCCACACCAGCTCCGGGAAGCGGGCGAAGTCCTTGATGCCCTCCATGCGGGTGTCGTTGTACTTGTCGGAGAGAATCCACCCCGCGTGGCTCCACCAGAAGCCCTTCTGCAGGGGCGAGTGGATGTCCTCCGCCTGGTCCGAATAGCGGTGGTGGTGGCGGTGGTGCGCCGCCCACCACAGCACGCCCTTCTGCGCGGACATGCTGCCCACGAAGGCGAGGATGAACTGGAAGACGCGTCCCGTCTTGAAGGCCCGGTGGGAGAAGTACCGGTGGAAGCCCGCGGTGATGCCCCACATGCGCACGACGTAGAGGCCGACGCACACGGCCACGTCCACCGGCTTCGCGCCGACGGCGAAGACGAACAGGCACATCAGGTGGACTGCGAAGAAGGGGATGGAGGAGAGCCAGTTGAGGCGCTCATCCGCCGCGGGCAGGGCTGGAGACGGTGTCTGCAAGGGAGCCTCGTGCGCTGGGTGGGCCGAGCTGGAACGTGCTCAGCCTCACCCCGCATCAACACCCCCGCCTGTCATCCCTCTGTCAGGAGGCGGCGGATTGCCGCAGCTCCGTCAGCCACTCCTCGAATGCGGGGTACCCATGGAGCGGAGCCAGGTCCTCGTCCGAGGCGGCATAGGCCCCATCGGCGAAGCCCAGCTCCGTGGCGCGTCGCAGCAGCCGCATCGCGTCAGGCACGTTGCGCGCGCGGGCATGGGCGCAGGCCGCGTCATAGGCCAGCGTGGCGCTGGGCGCGTGTTGCAGCGCCGCCTCGCCCACGGCCGCGGCTTCCGAGTACGCGCCCCGGATGAAGAGCACCCGCTCCGCGCAGGAGAACGCCGCCTCCGGGTCCAGGCCCGGGAGCTTCAGGGCCTCCGACTCGCGGCCCATGCGGATGAGCGTGCCGGCGTACTCGTGCATCACGGTCCGGTCCGACGAGGACTGCCAGGCCTGCTTCCACCACTCCACCGCGCGGGCGTCATCGCCCACCAGGGAGAAGGACGCCGCCACCGCGTGCGGCTCCACGGGCAGGCCCTGCACCTGCGAGAAGTGGTCCAGCGCCTGGCGGCCCTGGCCCTCCTTCAAGGCGAGCCAGCCCATCAGGTGGTGGGCATGGCTGGCCACCCGCGGCGTCAGGCCCTCGTTGGCCTCCAGCACGGACGCGCCCAGCCGCCGCGCCTCGTCCATGCGGCCCGCGTCGAGCGCGGCCCGGGCCTCGCGCAGCTTCTCCGCCAGCGGCCCTTCCAGTGGGACGCTCTGCGCCTGTCCGTTGCGCAGCGCCTCCGCCACCACGCGGAAGGACTGCATGCCGTACATGGCGAAGATGAGGGTGAGCAGGAGCCAACCCGACCGCAGGCCGTACACTACGGCCCCCACGCACACTAGCAGCGCCAGCCCCTGCGCCAGCACGAAGCCGCGCCGCGGGCCGAACACCCGCGTGGCCAGGGTGGTGGTGATGCGTCCCCCATCCAGCGGGAGCACGGGCAGCATGTTCAGGAACGCCCAGAAGAAGTTGGCGATCATGAAGGTGAGCAGGAAGAAGTCGAGCGCGGGCGAGCGGCCCTCGAGCAGGAGGTAGCCCACCCCGCTCGTCACCCCCAGCATCAGCCCGAAGAAGGGGCCGGCCGCGGTGATGAGCAAGTCCCGCTTCCACGGAAGGGGGCCTGGCGCATCGGTGGGGAGCGTGTGGCCACCCATCCAGACGAGCGCGATGCTTGGCCGGTAGCCGAACAGGCGGCTGGCCAGCGCATGCCCCATCTCATGGATGAGCACGGACACGAAGACGATGAGCATCCACGACAGGATGTAGACCACCATCGCGCTGGCGTGGCCCAGGGGGGGGGCTCCATCCACCTGGCGGAACGGCCAGCCGTTCTGGGCCGCGGGGACGGAGCTCCAGGCCAGCATGCCGGACACCAGCAGGTGGCTGGGGTGGACTTCGACGGGAATGCTCCCGAGGCGAAAGCGGAACATGGGGACGGACCTTAACCGTTAGGACCTCCGAGCGCAGGCACTTGCTCACCGTCTCCGCCATGTCCCGGGCAAATCCGCTAGGTTCCCCGCCCTTCATGCCGCAGCTTGGTCCTTACACCCTGCCGAATCCGTACATCCTGGCCCCCATGGCCGGGGTGAGCGAGATGCCCTTCCGTGTGCTCGCCTTCCGTCTGGGCGCGGCGCTCTGTCCCACCGAGCTCGTCAGCTCGCAGGGGCTGATGCGCGCCAACCAGCGGACGTTGAAGTACCTGCGCTACGACGCCGAGGTGGAGCGGCCCTACTCGCTCCAAATCTACGGCGGTGAGCCGGAGGCCATGGCCCGGGCCGCGGTGGTGGGGCGCGAGGCGGGCGCGCAAATCATCGACATCAACATGGGCTGCCCGGTGAAGAAGGTGGTGAAGAACGGGGCGGGCAGCGGCCTGCTCTGTGACGTGCCCCGCGCGGCGGACATCGTCCGGCGCATCCGTGAGGCCACCGGCCTGCCCGTCACCTGCAAGATTCGCTCGGGCTGGGACGCCCGCAGCCTGAACTATCTTCAGGTGGCTGGCGCGCTCCAGGAGGCGGGCTGCGCGGGGCTGGCCATCCACCCCCGCACGCGCGAGCAGGGCTATTCAGGGCAGGCGGACTGGAGCGTCATCGCCGACCTCAAGCGCCACTTCCCGGAGCTGCCCATCATCGGCAACGGGGACGTGAAGACGCCCGCGGACGCGGCGCGCATGCTGGAGACCACCGGCTGTGACTTCGTGATGATTGGCCGCGCCGCGCTGGGCAACCCGTGGATCTTCCGCGAGCTGCTCGGAGGCCCGCCCGCCACGCCGCGCGAGCGCTGCGAGCTGGTGCTGGAGCACTTCCGGGCGCACCTGGACTTCATGGGGGACCCGCTGGGCGCCGTGCGCTCCTTCCGCAAGCAGTTGGCGTGGTACGCCCACGGCTTGTACGGCGCCGCGGCCTTCCGTGCGGAGGTGAACGGCCTGGACCTGCCGTCAGCGGTGGAGGACTGCGTGCGCCGCTTCTTCGCCGCGGCCCATGTGGACCTCGCGGGCCCCGGTGAGGAGCAGGACGTGGACTACCGGGCGGCCCTGGGCTGAGGGCACGGCGCTTCTCTATCTATATATAAGGAGGGAGCCCGTGCCCTTCGTGGGCGGCGCGCCGCTCAAGCGCCCGAGGGGCGGACGGCGTCTGGCGCTACCAGCTTCCGTCCGGTGGCCACGGCGCGGAAGTAGTCACACGCGGGCGTGGGGCTGCGGCGGAGCGTGTCGAAGTTGACGTGGTAGAGGCCGAAGCGCGGGCCCCAGCCCTCCAGCCACTCGAAGTTGTCGAGCAGGCTCCAATAGAGGTAGCCGCGCACGTCCACGCCCTGCGCGCGCGCGGCCAGCACCTGGGCCAGGTGGGAATGGAGGTAGTGGGGCCGGCGGACGCCGACGCGGTCATCGATGCCGTTCTCCGTAATCCACACCGGCTTCCCGTAGCGCTTCACGTCGCGCAGCGTCTGGAGGAAGCCCTCCGGCCAGTCCTCCCACCCGATGTCGGTGAGGCCCCGGCCGTGGATGTCCCGGTACTTGAACTCGATGAAGGGCGGGCGCGGCACGAAGCGCAGGTGCGCGCGGGTGTAGTAGTTCACCCCGATGAACTCCACGGAGTCCCGCGCGCCAGGGATGTCCACGCGGGTGGAGGCCACGCCCGGCATGGTGACGCGCAGCTTGCCGGTGGCCAGCGCCTCGTGGAACGCATGGTTGTAGGCCTGGGCCCCGAGCCTCACCAGCGCACGGTCCAAGGGGTGCCACCACCGGTCCGGCGCGAAGGCGAGCATGTTCTGGGAGATGCCCAGCTCCACGCGGCCCAGCCGGGACAACAGTTCCTCCCGGGCGGCCACGTGCGAGCGCACCAGGTTCTCCATGGCCCGCATGGTGGTGGGGCCATCCGCGAGGCCCGGAGGAATGGCGCCCTGCAGATACCCCCCCAACAGCAGCACCATGGGCTCGTTGAAGGAGATGACCAGCGCGTCCAGCCCCTCCAGCAGCGCCGCGCACCGCTTCGCGTACCGCCGGAAGACGTCCACGCTGGCCGGCTGGTGCCACGGTGTCTCCCGGTGGAACCAGGTGGGGTGCGTGAAGTGGTGGAGCGTCACCACCGGCCGCAGGCCATGGGCCTTCATCTTCAGGAGCCGCTCCCGGTAGGACTCCAGCGCCGCCTCGTCGAAGCGCCCGCGTTCCGGCTCGATGCGCGCCCACTCCAGGGAGATGCGGAACGCGGTGGCGCCCACCGCCCGGGCCAGGGCGTAGTCCTCCTCGTAGCGGTTCCAGTGGTCCACCGCGGGGCCGCAGCGAGCGTCCGGCTCCTTCAGCTTCCCGGCGCGTTCCCACTCGGCCCAGTCGTTCTCGATGCCGCCCTCCACCTGGTACGCGGCGGTCGCGACGCCGAAGGTGAAGTCCGCGGGGAAGGTCTGCTCGGTGGCGCTCATGTGGTGGCGAACCGTAGACGCCGCACCCCACGACGAAAAGCGCCGCGTCGCTCGCGCGCATGCGCCGCGGCATGCGCCAACGTCGTGCTCGAAAGTGGCCGAAACGTGTCCGGAGCCGGAAACTCGGCCTCGCGCGCGACACCTCGGATGCGCTCGCGAGTGTCCGCGAGGTGGCGTTCGGCACCTCCGGACGCGCTCGATGCCGAAAAATCGGCCTCGCACGCGATGCAATACATCACCATGCGTTGACACACTGGCATGTCGCCCGTACCATTCACTTCAAGCACTCACTCCCATCAAGAAGAGTGCAGGGCCTCGGTTGACCTGGGGCCAACCACTGAACTGGAGGATTCTGATGGCCGCTAAGAAGAAGACCGCTGCGAAGTCCGCGACCAAGAAGGCTGCCAAGACCGCGAAGGCCACGAAGGCGGCGAAGTCGGCGAAGAAGACGACCGCTCGCAAGACGGCTGGCAAGACCGCGACCAAGAAGGCGGCCGCCAAGAAGACCACCCGCAAGGCGGCCAAGAAGGCCCCGGCTCGCAAGCGCACCACCAAGGCCAAGACGGTGGCGGCCCCGGTTACGCCGGAGTCCTGAGCAGTCCCGTCGTCATGAGCGGACGGTAGTTGACGTCCGGTGAACGGCTCGGCGAAACCCGCCGGGCCGTTTTCATTTTCAGGACCCGGAGTGCCCCATGTCGCTGCGTCCCGTGGAGCTGGAGCAGGTGGTGGCGGAGCTGGCGGAGCGCCTCACTGGCGCGGTGGCGCAGAAGGCCTGGTGTCCCCTTCCCAGGCTCGCCTACGTGGAGCTTCGCGTCCCGGGCAAATCCATCCTGTTGTGCCTGTGCGCGGAAGGTGACCTGGCCCGGGTGTCCGTGGCGGATGATCGCTTCCCCACGCCGGGCGAGCCCGCCCCCTTCCAGCGGTGGCTGCGTCAGGAGCTGACAGGCTTCAAGCTCCAGGGCGCCCGCTTCATGGAAGCCGAGCGCGTGGTGGCCTTCGACTTCGAGCGCGAGGACGTGCGCCGGCGCCTCCTTCTGGAGGTGGGCGCGCCCGGTGGTCTGCTGCTGCTCAGCGACACCGGCCGCGTGCTGATGCTCTCCGGTGAGGGCTTCGCGCAGCGCCGGGGCCTGCATCCGGGCGCGGCGTGGACGCCGCCGGAGCCGCCGCCGCCCGAGGCCCGCGAGAAGGCCCGGAGCCAACCCTCGCGGCTCGCTCCCCAGGACTCGGATGCGCTGCCGTATTCCCAGGCCGCGGAGCGCCTGCTCGGAGCGCGCGACAAGGCCAGCCGCTCGGAGACCATCCGCCGCCGGTTGGCGCAGCCGTACCGCGCGCGCCTCAAGCGCGCCTCCCGCACGTTGGAGAAGGTGCGCGCCGAGGCGGCCCGCGGCCCGGACGCGGAGAAGCACCGCGAAGTGGGCGAGCTGCTGGCGCAGAACCTCTACCTCCTCAAGCGTGGCGCCACCGAGGCGGTGCTCACCGCCTATACAGAGGAGGGCGCGAAGGAGGTTCGGGTGACGCTGGACCCGAAGCGCACCCCGAAGGAGGAGGCGGACTGGCACTTCCACCAGTACCGGCGGCTGCTGCGGGGCGTGGAGCAGGCGCGTCATCGCGAGGCGGAGCTGGCGCGCGAGGTGGCGCACGCGCAGCAGGCGCTCACGCAGATTGAGCGGATGGAGGACGCCGCGCTGCTGTCGCAGGCGGAGGTGCTTCAGCTCCCCAGTGGGGGCGAGGGTGCGCGGGAGGGCCGGCCCTTCAAGGAGTACGTGGGCCATGGCGGGGCGCGCATCTGGGTGGGGCGCGGCTCGGAGGACAACGACGCGCTCACCTTCAAGGTGGCCAGACCCTGGCATCTGTGGCTCCACGCGCGCGGTGTCCCGGGCAGCCACGTGGTGCTGCCGCTGGAGAAGGGGCAGGAGGTGGCGCAGGAGGTGTTGCTGGACGCGGCGCACCTGGCGCTGCACCACTCCGGGGCCAAGGGCGAGCCGCGCGGCGAGGTGAGCTACGTGCCCGCGAAGTTCGTGCGCAAGGTGAAGGGCGGCGCGCCGGGGCAGGTGACCTTCACGCGCGAGAAGACCTTCGTGGTGCGCATGGAGCCCGAGCGCCTGGAGCGGCTCCTCAAGTCCCGGCACGCGGAGCCGCCCGCACCGTGAGGGCGCGTCGTACGCTCGCCTGCCCTTCCCTCCTGTTAGTGGACGCTGCGTGCGAGCGCGGTTGACGGGCTGACGGTGAGGAGGCGGGCAGGGGACCGCCGCCCTTGAGTCCCCGGAAGTGCGGGGTACGATGCGCAGCCGCGTGTCCCCCGAGCAATTTCGCCAGACGTCGCTCTTCCCTCGAGGTCTCTCCGCCGCCAGCCGCGCGGCGGAGGGCACGGCCGCACCCCGGCCCGAGGGGGGACCTGCCGCGCCCGTGGCGCCCGCGCCGCGGCCCGTCGCGCCGCCCGTGCCCATGCCGCAGCGCAACCTCCCGCCCGACGATGCACCCCGCATCGTCACGCGTCCGCCCACGCGGGAGGAGCTGTGGTCCCGGGCTGAATCGCTGGCCTGGCGGCTGAGCGCCGAGCTGGGCATGCCGGTGCGCCTGTCGGTGACGGACAACCGCTCCACCATGGTGTCCTTCCGCCGGGGCTCCGCGGTGCTGGCGCTGCGGCTGCACCACATGTTCCTGGACGCGCCGGAGCCGGTGGTGCGCGCGGTGGCGGACTACGCGGGCCGGGGACACCGCACCGCGGGCGCCATCCTGGACGAGTACATCCGCGGTCAGCAGCCGCGCATCCGCCAGATGCGCCGCGAATCCGACGCGGACCTCAACCCGCGCGGGCGCTGTTTCGACCTCCAGGCGCTTTACGACGCCACCAACCGAGATTTTTTCCAGGGCCTCATCCAGGCCCGGATTGGCTGGGGGCGCATGCCTCCGCGCCGCCGTCGCAAGTCCATCCGCCTGGGCGTCTACGACCACCAGACGCGTGAGATTCGCATCCACCCGGCGCTGGACACCCCCGAGGTGCCTTCCTTCTTCGTGGAGTTCATCATCTTCCACGAGATGCTCCACCAGCTCTTCCCGAGCACGGGCCGGGGTGGCCGCCGCGTGCATCACCCGCGTGCCTTCCGCGAACGCGAGCGAACATTCCCGCATTACGCCGCCGCACTGCGTTGGGAGCGGGAGAACCTGGGCGTGCTGTTGCGCGGATGAGCGCCGCGTCGTTCGCTGGCTCATTTACCGTTTTACCGAGCGAAGCGGCGCATGCAGCGTGCTTGACGCTGCCGTGAGGGAAACCCATCCTCACGAGCTCTATGCGAAGAGCGAAGATTGTCTGCACCCTCGGTCCCGCCAGCCAGAGCCAGGAGATGCTCGAAGCGCTCCTGGAGAACGGCATGGACGTGGCTCGCCTGAACTTCTCCCACGGCAGCCACGAGCAGCACGCGGAGAACATCGCGAAGCTGCGCGCCGCGTCGCTGAAGGTTCGCAAGGCGGTGGGCATCCTCGGCGACCTGCAAGGCCCGAAGATTCGCACTGGCCGTTTCGTGAAGGGCAGCACCGAGCTGAAGGAAGGCGGCACCTTCCACATCACCACGGATGAAACGGTCCCGGGCACGGACGAAATCGTGTCCACGACGTACCCGTTCCTGGCCGCGGACGTGAATCCGGGGGACCGCATCCTCCTGGATGACGGCCTGCTGGAGCTGAAGGTCCTGGAGACGGACAAGCAGAAGCTCATCCGCACGCAGGTCATCCACGGCGGCACGCTGAAGAACAACAAGGGCATCAACCTGCCCGGCGTGGCGGTGCGCGCGGAGGCGCTGACGCCGAAGGACCGTGAGGACCTGGTGTTCGGGATCAAGGCCGGCGTGGATTACATCGCGCTGTCCTTCGTGCGCCAGCCGTCCGACCTGGACACCGCGCGCCAGGCCATGGCCGAGGTGGGCCGCACGGTGCCCATCATCGCCAAGCTGGAGAAGCCGGAGGCCATTGCCCGGCTGGACGCCATCCTGGACAAGACGGACGGCGTGATGGTGGCGCGCGGCGACCTGGGCGTGGAGATTCCCCCCGAGGAAGTGCCGGCCGTCCAGAAGGACATCATCCGGCGCTCCAACCTGCGCGGCCTGCCCGTCATCGTGGCCACGCAGATGCTGAACTCCATGATTGATAACCCGCGCCCCACGCGCGCCGAGGCCAGCGACGTGGCCAACGCCGTGTTCGACGGCGCGGACGCGGTGATGCTGTCGGGCGAGACGGCCAGCGGCAAGTTCCCCATCGAGTCCGTGCAGATGATGGAGCGCATCATCCTGGCGGCCGAGTCCTCCGCGCGCACGACGCAGTCGCTGATGCGCGTGCTGGAGACGCCGGTGGGGCTGCCCAACCACTTCCCGGACGTCATCGCGCGCGTGGCCTGCGAGGCGGCCAAGGCGAGCAACGCCTCGCTCATCGCGGCCTTCACGCTGTCGGGTGTGACGGCGCGCCTGCTGTCGCACTACCGGCCCCCGGTGCCGATTGTCGCCTTCAGCCCCAACCAGGAAGTGCGCCGCCGGCTGTCGCTGTTGTGGGGCGTGGTGCCGCGCGTGCTGGAGCCCACCCAGGACACCGAGGCCATGGTGAAGCGCGTGGAGGAAGAGCTCCTGGCGCGAGGCCTGGGCCGCAAGGGCGACCGCATCGTCATCGTGTTCGGCGCGCCCGTGGGGCAGCCGGGCAAGATCAACAGCCTGCGCCTGCACACCATCCAGGGCTGAGCGGCTACTTGATTCCCTGGAGGACCTTCCGGGGGATGTCGGCCTCGATGAAGACGGTATAGAGCGCCGGGTCCAACTGCCCGGCGTCGGACTCGCGCCGGAGGATGTCGAGCGCGAGCGTGTGCGGCACGGCCTTCTTGTAGGGCCGGTCGCTGGCGGTGAGCGCGTCGTAGATGTCGCAGATGGACATCATCCGTGACTGGACGGGGATGTCCTTCTCCGCGCGGGGGTAGCCGGTGCCATCCAGCTTCTCGTGGTGGGCGTAGGCAATCTCCGGCACCCGGCGCAGCGTGCGCGTCCACGGAATCTGGGACAGGAAGCGGTAGGTGTGCTCGACGTGGCTCTCGATTTCGCGGCGCTCCTCGGGGGAGAGCGTGCCGCGGGCGATGGAGAGCGACTGGATTTCCCCCGGCAGCAGCAGCGGCTGGGCCTTGTCGTGGGCATCCAGGAAGCGCAGCGCACCCAGCTCGTGGAGCCGCTCGAAGTTGCCCTGCGCGAGCACGGTGGGGCGGTTGCAGGAGAGGATGAACTCCAGCACCTCGTCCAACTGCCACGACTCGCGGGCGAGCCGCTCCTCTTCCTCGGCCTCGATTTCCGCCAGGTTCGCCTGGCCGCGAATCTTCACCGCTTCCAAGCGGCGGCGGTAGCTCTGGAGCTGCAAGTCCTTCCGGGCGAGCTGGAAGCGGGCGCGCAGGCCTTCGAGCTCATGCGGGTAGAGCTTCTCCGCCTTCACCAGCACGGGCTCGCGCACGCCCACCTTGCCGAAGTCGTGCAGCAATGAGGCGTAGCGCAGCTCCTGAATCTCCCCGGCGGAGAAGCGCGTGTGGGCGTAGGGGCCGGTGGACAGGTGCTCGAGCGCCTGGGCCATGGCCACGGTGAGGTCGGCCACGCGGCCGGAGTGACCGGCGGTGGTCGGGTCTCTGGATTCGATGGCGACGACGGAGGCGGAGACGAAGCCCTCGAAGAGGCGGTTGATGTCCTCGTGGAGGAGGGCGTTCTCGATGGCGCCCGCGGCCTGGGCGCCCAGGGCGAGCAGCAGCTCCTCGTCCTCGGCGTTGAAGCTGGCGCCGTCCAGCTTGTTGAGGGCCTGGATGACGCCCGTCACCTCGCCGCCGGCGTCGCGCATGGGGACGCAGAGGATGGTCTTCGTCTGGTAGCCGCTGGAGACGTCGAACGAGCGGTTGAAGCGAGCGTCGGCGTAGGCGTCGGGGATGTTGATGACGGCGCCCGTCTGGGCCACCTGTCCGGCGACGCCGCTGCCCACCGGGAGGCGGATTTCGCTCTTGGAGCCCTGGGCCACCTTGCTCCACAGCTCGTTGCGCTCGCGGTCCAGGATGAAGAGCGAGCAGCGGTCCGCCTCCACCACCTTGGTGGCCTCGAAGAGGATGAGCGGCAGGAGCAGGTCGAGGTCGCGCTCGGCGCTCATCGCCTTCGCGACATCCAGGATGGACGTGAGCTTCGCCAGGCGGCGGTTCAGCTCGGGCTGTGGGGCGGGTTGAGCGAGCACCGGCGGCTCCGTGAGAAGCGGCCAGCGGCCGCGAAGGGCTACAAAGTTCTAGCACGGGTAGACAGCACACTGCCTCGGGGGACCCACCTGGCAGGTCCCTGGCTGTCTGGTGGACGTCGCCGCGTTGCGTTCAGCCTTATCCAGCGCGCGGGTTGCGGTTATGAAGCGCGGCATGAGCCGCCGCCCCGTTCGCATCTCTCCTTCGCTTTTGTCCTGTGACTTCGGCCGCTTGGCCGAAGAGGTCCGCGCCATCGAAGCCGCTGGTGCGGATTGGATTCACGTGGATGTCATGGATGGCCGCTTTGTGCCGAACATCACGATTGGCCCCGTGGTGGTGGAGGCCATCAAGCGGGTGGCGACGAAGCCGTTGGACGTGCACCTGATGATTGTGGAGCCGGAGCGCTACGTGGAGGCCTTCGTGAAGGCGGGGGCGGACGTGCTGACGGTGCACGTGGAGGCCAGTCCGCATCTGCACCGGACGCTTCAGCAGATTCGCAATGCCGGGGCGAAGCCGGCGGTGGTGTTGAACCCGGGCACGCCGCTGTCGGCCATCGAGGAGGTGCTGGGCGACGTGGACATGGTGCTGCTGATGAGCGTGAACCCGGGCTTCGGCGGGCAGAGCTTCATCGAGTCCACGGTGGAGAGGGTGCGCCGGCTGCGCGGGATGTTGGATGCGCGCGGGCTGAAGGACGTGGACATCGAGGTGGACGGCGGCATCAACGCCACCACGGCGAAGCGGGTGGTGGAGGCCGGGGCCACGGTGCTGGTGGCGGGCAGCTACGTCTTCGGCTCGAAGGACTACGCGGAGGCCATCCGCTCGCTGCGCTCGTGAGGCGCGGCGGACTTCAGGTGCGAGGGCGCGCCACGGAGGAGGCGAGCCGGGCGACGCGGGTCATGAAGGTGGGGTCGAAGGGCTTCACCTCGTAGTCGTCGGCGCCGAGCTCGAAGCAGACGTGGCGGGTGAACTGGTCCTCGACGGCGCTGAGGATGATGACCTTGCAGTCGCGGGTGTTGGGGTCCTGCTTGAGCTGGGCGAGCAAGTCCCGGCCGTCCTGGTGCTGGTTGATGTCCAGGATGATGACGGCCGGCCGGTGCTCGCGGGCGAGCTCCAGGACGCGCTCGGACGTGGTGTCCGAGATGCAGTTCAGCCCGGAGCGTTTCCCCTCGCGGGCGAGGGCGGAGACGATGAGGGGTTCGTCATCGGAGATGAGGACGACGGGGGGCGGCGTCATGGCATCGCGGTGCAACAATGCAGGCTGCCTCGTGAGTGTAGCAGGGAGGGAAACTGTCCGGGAGTACAGGAAATTCGTGGTCTTGGGAAGCGGAGTCGGGGGCCACCCGGGCAGCGCCCGGCTGCCTGCTCCCTCTGAGCGGGGAGGGGTGGAAGAAAAGGTGATCCGAGGACGTTGACTCGGCTGGGCGGCTCGGGTACTACCGCCCGCACTTCGCCGGTCCCGAGAAGGACCGTCCGGCGAGGCGACATATCGGGGAGTGGCTCAGCCTGGTAGAGCACTTGGTTCGGGACCAAGGGGTCGCAGGTTCAAATCCTGTCTCCCCGACCACGTCATGAAGCGGGCTGG contains:
- a CDS encoding acyl-CoA desaturase produces the protein MQTPSPALPAADERLNWLSSIPFFAVHLMCLFVFAVGAKPVDVAVCVGLYVVRMWGITAGFHRYFSHRAFKTGRVFQFILAFVGSMSAQKGVLWWAAHHRHHHRYSDQAEDIHSPLQKGFWWSHAGWILSDKYNDTRMEGIKDFARFPELVWLNRFHLVPSVLLAVALYFIGGFSMLVWGFFVSTTLLWHGTFTINSLSHIFGKRRYKTTDTSRNNWLLALLTLGEGWHNNHHFHQNTANQGWFWWEVDLSYYSLKVLSWFKVVEGLRLPSEATKFAFQKYTDEERAALAAPTRFWGASGARAQFVATKAAGDAARAASDAAKAAGDKVREALTTAADHLPTSAPPPSAMLKRR
- the dusB gene encoding tRNA dihydrouridine synthase DusB, with product MPQLGPYTLPNPYILAPMAGVSEMPFRVLAFRLGAALCPTELVSSQGLMRANQRTLKYLRYDAEVERPYSLQIYGGEPEAMARAAVVGREAGAQIIDINMGCPVKKVVKNGAGSGLLCDVPRAADIVRRIREATGLPVTCKIRSGWDARSLNYLQVAGALQEAGCAGLAIHPRTREQGYSGQADWSVIADLKRHFPELPIIGNGDVKTPADAARMLETTGCDFVMIGRAALGNPWIFRELLGGPPATPRERCELVLEHFRAHLDFMGDPLGAVRSFRKQLAWYAHGLYGAAAFRAEVNGLDLPSAVEDCVRRFFAAAHVDLAGPGEEQDVDYRAALG
- a CDS encoding glycoside hydrolase family 1 protein, which encodes MSATEQTFPADFTFGVATAAYQVEGGIENDWAEWERAGKLKEPDARCGPAVDHWNRYEEDYALARAVGATAFRISLEWARIEPERGRFDEAALESYRERLLKMKAHGLRPVVTLHHFTHPTWFHRETPWHQPASVDVFRRYAKRCAALLEGLDALVISFNEPMVLLLGGYLQGAIPPGLADGPTTMRAMENLVRSHVAAREELLSRLGRVELGISQNMLAFAPDRWWHPLDRALVRLGAQAYNHAFHEALATGKLRVTMPGVASTRVDIPGARDSVEFIGVNYYTRAHLRFVPRPPFIEFKYRDIHGRGLTDIGWEDWPEGFLQTLRDVKRYGKPVWITENGIDDRVGVRRPHYLHSHLAQVLAARAQGVDVRGYLYWSLLDNFEWLEGWGPRFGLYHVNFDTLRRSPTPACDYFRAVATGRKLVAPDAVRPSGA
- a CDS encoding M50 family metallopeptidase, whose product is MFRFRLGSIPVEVHPSHLLVSGMLAWSSVPAAQNGWPFRQVDGAPPLGHASAMVVYILSWMLIVFVSVLIHEMGHALASRLFGYRPSIALVWMGGHTLPTDAPGPLPWKRDLLITAAGPFFGLMLGVTSGVGYLLLEGRSPALDFFLLTFMIANFFWAFLNMLPVLPLDGGRITTTLATRVFGPRRGFVLAQGLALLVCVGAVVYGLRSGWLLLTLIFAMYGMQSFRVVAEALRNGQAQSVPLEGPLAEKLREARAALDAGRMDEARRLGASVLEANEGLTPRVASHAHHLMGWLALKEGQGRQALDHFSQVQGLPVEPHAVAASFSLVGDDARAVEWWKQAWQSSSDRTVMHEYAGTLIRMGRESEALKLPGLDPEAAFSCAERVLFIRGAYSEAAAVGEAALQHAPSATLAYDAACAHARARNVPDAMRLLRRATELGFADGAYAASDEDLAPLHGYPAFEEWLTELRQSAAS